The window TCCCGTTGATTCTGGCGCTGTGCGCCTGTGCCTTCGCCACCTTTATCGAAATGGGCAAGCTGCCGTTCGACCTCGCGGAAGCCGAGCAGGAGTTGCAGGAAGGTCCGCTGACCGAATACAGCGGCAGCGGCTTTGCGGTGCTCAAGTGGGGTATCAGCCTCAAGCAACTGGTCGTTTTGCAAATGTTTGTCGGCGTGTTCCTGCCGTGGGGGCAGATGGAAACCTTCACTGCGGGCGGGCTGCTGCTGGCGCTGGTGATTGCTGTCGTTAAGCTGGTCCTCGGAGTGCTGGTCATCGCCCTGTTTGAAAACAGCATGGCGCGTCTGCGTTTTTGCGCCACTTCACGCGTGACCTGGGCCGGTTTTGGGTTTGCGTTTTTAGCCTTCGTCTCCTTGCTGGTGGCGTGATTTAAGAGAGTTTGAACATGTCTGAAGAAAAAGTAGGTCAACACTATCTCGCCGCTCTGCACCAGGCCTTCCCGGGCGTGGTGCTGGATGAAGGCTGGCAGACCAAAGATCAGCTGACCATCACCGTGAAGGTCAACTATCTGCCGGAAGTAGTTGAATTTCTCTACTACAAACAGGGCGGCTGGTTGTCGGTGCTGTTTGGTAACGACGAACGTCAGCTGTGCGGCCATTACGCCGTCTACTATGTCATGTCGATGGAACAGGGCACCAAGTGCTGGATAACCGTTCGCGTAGAAGTCGACGCCAATAAACTGGAGTTCCCGTCCGTGACGCCGCGCGTACCGGCCGCTGTTTGGGGCGAGCGTGAAGTGCGCGACATGTACGGCTTGATCCCGGTAGGGTTACCGGACGAACGCCGTCTGGTACTGCCGGATGACTGGCCGGACGAACTCTATCCGCTGCGTAAAGACAGCATGGATTACCGTCAGCGCCCGGCGCCGACTACCGATGCCGAAACCTACGAGTTCATCAACGAACTGGGTGACAAGAAAAATAACGTGGTGCCGATTGGCCCACTGCACGTCACCTCCGATGAACCGGGTCACTTCCGCCTGTTTGTTGATGGCGAAAACATCATCGACGCCGACTACCGTCTGTTCTATGTCCACCGCGGCATGGAGAAACTGGCGGAAACCCGTATGGGTTATAACGAAGTGACGTTCCTGTCGGATCGCGTATGCGGTATTTGCGGTTTTGCCCACAGCACCGCGTACACCACCTCCGTGGAAAATGCGATGGGGATTGTGGTGCCGGAACGCGCGCAGATGATCCGCGCCATTCTGCTGGAAGTGGAACGTCTGCACTCGCACCTGCTGAACCTTGGTCTGGCGTGCCACTTCACCGGCTTTGACTCCGGCTTTATGCAGTTCTTCCGTGTGCGTGAAACGTCGATGAAAATGGCGGAGATCCTCACCGGGGCGCGTAAAACCTACGGTATGAACCTGATCGGCGGCATCCGTCGTGACCTGCTGAAAGAGGACATGATCCAGACCCGTCAGCTGGCGCAGCAGATGCGTCGTGATGTACAGGATCTGGTCGACATGCTGCTCAGTACGCCGAACATGGAACAGCGCACCGTCGGCATTGGTCGTCTGGACCCGGAAATTGCTCGTGACTTCAGTAACGTCGGCCCAATGGTGCGTGCCAGCGGCCACGCGCGTGATACCCGCGCGGACCACCCGTTCGTCGGTTACGGTTTACTGCCGATGGAAGTGCACAGCGAGCAGGGCTGCGACGTTATTTCCCGTCTGAAAGTGCGTATCAACGAAGTTTATACCGCGCTGAACATGATCGACTTTGGTCTGGATAACCTGCCGGGCGGCCCGCTGGCGGTGGAAGGCTTTACCTATATTCCGCACCGCTTCGCGCTGGGCTTTGCCGAAGCACCGCGTGGCGATGACATCCACTGGAGCATGACCGGCGATAACCAGAAGCTGTATCGCTGGCGCTGCCGTGCGGCCACCTACGCCAACTGGCCGACGCTGCGTTACATGCTGCGCGGTAACACCGTCTCCGATGCCCCGCTGATTATCGGTAGCCTCGATCCTTGCTACTCCTGTACTGACCGTATGACCGTGGTCGATGTACGTAAGAAGAAAAGCAAAGTCGTGCCGTACAAAGAACTTGAGCGCTACAGCATCGAGCGTAAAAACTCGCCGCTGAAATAAGGAATCGCCATGTTTACTTTTATCAAAAAAGTCATCAAAACCGGGGCACCAACGTCGTCCTATCCGCTGGAGCCGATTGCGGTTGATAAAAACTTCCGCGGTAAGCCGGAACATAATCCGCAGCAGTGTATTGGCTGTGCGGCCTGTATCAATGCGTGCCCATCTAACGCGCTGACGGTAGAAACAGATCTGGTCACCAATGAGCTGGCGTGGCAGTTCAACCTCGGTCGCTGTATTTTCTGTGGCCGCTGTGAAGAAGTCTGCCCGACGGCGGCGATCAAGCTGTCGCAGGAGTATGAGCTGGCGGTATGGAAGAAAGAAGATTTCCTGCAGCAGTCTCGTTTTGCTCTGTGTAATTGCCGCGTCTGTAACCGTCCTTTTGCGGTGCAAAAAGAGATTGATTACGCCATTGCGTTACTGAAGCACAACGGTGATTCCCGTGCGGAAAATCACCGTGAAGGTTTTGAGACCTGCCCGGATTGTAAGCGCCAGAAATGCCTGGTGCCGTCTGACCGTATTGAACTGACTCGCCATATGAAAGAGGCCAGCTGATGAGCAATTTATTAGGCCCACGTGATGCCAACGGAATTCCTGTCCCGATGACCGTGGATGAATCCATTGCCAGCATGAAAGCGTCATTGCTGAAAAGCATCAAGCGTTCAGCGTACGTTTACCGCGTCGACTGCGGTGGCTGCAACGGTTGCGAAATCGAAATCTTCGCCACCTTGTCCCCGCTGTTTGACGCCGAACGTTTTGGCATCAAAGTGGTTCCGTCGCCGCGCCATGCGGATATTCTGCTGTTCACCGGTGCGGTAACCCGCGCGATGCGTTCTCCGGCACTGCGTGCCTGGCAGTCTGCCCCGGACCCGAAAATTTGTATCTCCTATGGGGCCTGCGGCAACAGCGGCGGTATCTTCCACGACTTATACTGCGTATGGGGCGGCACCGACAAAATTGTTCCCGTGGATGTGTATATTCCCGGTTGCCCACCGACGCCTGCCGCCACGCTGTACGGCTTCGCGATGGCGCTTGGCCTGCTGGAGCAGAAAATTCACGCACGTGCACCAGGCGAACTGGACGCACAGCCTGCGGAAATTTTGCACCCGGATATGGTTCAACCGCTGCGTGTGAAGGTCGATCGCGAAGCACGTCGTCTGGCAGGTTATCGCTATGGTCGTCAGATTGCCGATGACTATATGAATCAGTTGGGGCAGGGTGAGCAACAGGTGGCGCGCTGGCTGGAAGCGGAAAACGATCCGCGTCTGACCGAGATCGTCACGCATCTTAATCATGTTGTAGAAGAGGCGCGTATCCGATGAGTGAAACGGTGGTGTTCAGTCAACTGAGCCGTAAGTTTATTGATGAGAACGATGCAACGCCCGCCGAGGCGCAGCAGGTTGTCTATTACAGCCTGGCGATTGGTCACCACTTAGGCATAATCGACTGCCTGGAAGCGGCGTTAACCTGCCCGTGGGATGACTATCTGGCGTGGATTGCCACGCTTGCCGAAGGAAGCGAAGCTCGCCGTAAGATGGAAGGCGTACCGAAGTACGGTGAAATCGTCATCGATTTTAACCATGTGCAGATGCTGGCGCGCGCGTTTGATGACGCGCTCGCCGAGCAGACACCGCAACAGCAGGAATGGAGCAAGCTGGTGCTCAGCATGCTGCATGACATTCACCAGGAAAGCGCCATCTATCTGATGGTGAGGAGACACCGTGACTGACGTTTTATTGTGTGTCGGCAACAGCATGATGGGTGACGACGGTGCGGGTCCGCTGCTGGCAGAAATGTGTGCCGCTGAGCCTAAAGGCAACTGGGTGGTCATCGACGGCGGAAGTGCGCCGGAAAATGACATCGTCGCGATCCGCGAACTGCGCCCGGAACGTTTGCTGATTGTTGATGCCACTGACATGGGACTCAATCCTGGCGAGATCCGCATTATCGATCCCGATGATATTGCCGAGATGTTCATGATGACCACCCATAATATGCCGTTGAACTATTTGGTTGATCAGCTCAAAGAGGATGTTGGCGAGGTGATTTTCCTCGGCATTCAACCGGATATTGTCGGCTTTTATTATCCGATGACGCAGCCAATCAAAGAGGCGGTCGAGACCGTGTATCAGCGATTAGCCGGTTGGAAAGGCCATGGCGGATTTGCTGAGTTAGAAGCGCCAGAAGAGTAAGCATTCCCAGCGCCGGATGTCAGCCACGCGCGGCATCCGGCCTGTTCCGCCTTTACATATCCAGCCGTTATTCAGTTGCCTGCTCAATAATTAATTTCCCCTGCATCACCGAAACATTCACCTCTGTGCCGGTCGGAAAACCCGCCTGCTCCAGCCAGTCGCCATTCAGCGTTAATGAGGCGTGTCGACTGATACGCAGGGTGAATCCGGTACGGCGATCTTCGTAGCGTCTTCTGACGTAACCCACTTTTAAACGACGCACGGGTTTGGCGATAATCATTGGTGTTTGAACATTA of the Citrobacter freundii genome contains:
- a CDS encoding SymE family type I addiction module toxin, with product MSTDNVQTPMIIAKPVRRLKVGYVRRRYEDRRTGFTLRISRHASLTLNGDWLEQAGFPTGTEVNVSVMQGKLIIEQATE
- the hycG gene encoding formate hydrogenlyase subunit HycG, giving the protein MSNLLGPRDANGIPVPMTVDESIASMKASLLKSIKRSAYVYRVDCGGCNGCEIEIFATLSPLFDAERFGIKVVPSPRHADILLFTGAVTRAMRSPALRAWQSAPDPKICISYGACGNSGGIFHDLYCVWGGTDKIVPVDVYIPGCPPTPAATLYGFAMALGLLEQKIHARAPGELDAQPAEILHPDMVQPLRVKVDREARRLAGYRYGRQIADDYMNQLGQGEQQVARWLEAENDPRLTEIVTHLNHVVEEARIR
- the hycE gene encoding formate hydrogenlyase subunit HycE, which encodes MSEEKVGQHYLAALHQAFPGVVLDEGWQTKDQLTITVKVNYLPEVVEFLYYKQGGWLSVLFGNDERQLCGHYAVYYVMSMEQGTKCWITVRVEVDANKLEFPSVTPRVPAAVWGEREVRDMYGLIPVGLPDERRLVLPDDWPDELYPLRKDSMDYRQRPAPTTDAETYEFINELGDKKNNVVPIGPLHVTSDEPGHFRLFVDGENIIDADYRLFYVHRGMEKLAETRMGYNEVTFLSDRVCGICGFAHSTAYTTSVENAMGIVVPERAQMIRAILLEVERLHSHLLNLGLACHFTGFDSGFMQFFRVRETSMKMAEILTGARKTYGMNLIGGIRRDLLKEDMIQTRQLAQQMRRDVQDLVDMLLSTPNMEQRTVGIGRLDPEIARDFSNVGPMVRASGHARDTRADHPFVGYGLLPMEVHSEQGCDVISRLKVRINEVYTALNMIDFGLDNLPGGPLAVEGFTYIPHRFALGFAEAPRGDDIHWSMTGDNQKLYRWRCRAATYANWPTLRYMLRGNTVSDAPLIIGSLDPCYSCTDRMTVVDVRKKKSKVVPYKELERYSIERKNSPLK
- the hycI gene encoding hydrogenase maturation peptidase HycI, producing the protein MTDVLLCVGNSMMGDDGAGPLLAEMCAAEPKGNWVVIDGGSAPENDIVAIRELRPERLLIVDATDMGLNPGEIRIIDPDDIAEMFMMTTHNMPLNYLVDQLKEDVGEVIFLGIQPDIVGFYYPMTQPIKEAVETVYQRLAGWKGHGGFAELEAPEE
- the hycF gene encoding formate hydrogenlyase subunit HycF, with translation MFTFIKKVIKTGAPTSSYPLEPIAVDKNFRGKPEHNPQQCIGCAACINACPSNALTVETDLVTNELAWQFNLGRCIFCGRCEEVCPTAAIKLSQEYELAVWKKEDFLQQSRFALCNCRVCNRPFAVQKEIDYAIALLKHNGDSRAENHREGFETCPDCKRQKCLVPSDRIELTRHMKEAS
- a CDS encoding formate hydrogenlyase maturation HycH family protein, which encodes MSETVVFSQLSRKFIDENDATPAEAQQVVYYSLAIGHHLGIIDCLEAALTCPWDDYLAWIATLAEGSEARRKMEGVPKYGEIVIDFNHVQMLARAFDDALAEQTPQQQEWSKLVLSMLHDIHQESAIYLMVRRHRD